A window of the Cystobacter fuscus genome harbors these coding sequences:
- a CDS encoding SDR family NAD(P)-dependent oxidoreductase, with amino-acid sequence MKVLVTGAAGFIGYHVCERLLSRGDSVIGVDNLDASGDVTLKATRLSRLRSAPNFGFHRMDIRDARACRELFEGARPERVVHLAARVGVRAEPVESQDYAETNVSGFLQVLESCRRTGVGHLVFASSSSVYGADTPVPFSEQAAAAHPLNLYAATKRADELLAHAYSYQYGLPITGLRLFSVYGPWGRPDMAPMLFLRAMLEGRPLVLHGEGKPQRDFTYVDDVVEALMRVLDAPPTGGPPRYRVLNVGRGVPVAVARLVDLLEELLGSKAWVELQAAPPGEMKVTCADVTALERVTAFRPSIPLEQGLARLVAWYRGHEG; translated from the coding sequence ATGAAGGTGCTCGTCACGGGAGCCGCGGGCTTCATCGGTTATCACGTCTGTGAGCGGCTGCTGAGCCGGGGGGACTCGGTCATCGGGGTGGACAACCTGGACGCGTCGGGAGACGTGACGCTGAAGGCGACGCGGCTGTCGCGGCTGAGGTCGGCGCCGAACTTCGGCTTCCACCGGATGGACATCCGGGACGCGCGGGCCTGCCGGGAGCTGTTCGAGGGGGCACGGCCGGAGCGGGTGGTGCACCTGGCGGCGCGAGTGGGGGTGAGGGCGGAGCCGGTGGAGTCCCAGGACTACGCGGAGACGAACGTCTCGGGCTTCCTCCAGGTGTTGGAGTCGTGCCGGCGCACGGGGGTGGGGCACCTGGTGTTCGCCTCGTCGAGCTCGGTGTACGGAGCGGACACGCCGGTGCCGTTCTCCGAGCAGGCGGCGGCGGCGCACCCGCTGAACCTGTACGCGGCGACGAAGCGGGCGGACGAGCTGCTGGCGCACGCCTACAGCTACCAGTACGGCCTGCCCATCACCGGACTGCGGCTGTTCTCGGTGTATGGCCCGTGGGGGAGGCCGGACATGGCGCCCATGCTGTTCCTGCGGGCGATGCTGGAGGGTCGCCCGCTGGTGCTGCACGGCGAGGGCAAGCCCCAGCGCGACTTCACCTATGTGGACGACGTGGTGGAGGCACTGATGCGGGTGCTGGACGCTCCGCCCACCGGTGGCCCGCCGCGCTATCGCGTGTTGAACGTGGGCCGGGGCGTGCCCGTGGCGGTGGCCCGGCTCGTGGATCTGCTGGAGGAGCTGTTGGGCAGCAAGGCGTGGGTGGAACTCCAGGCCGCGCCCCCCGGAGAGATGAAGGTGACGTGCGCGGACGTGACGGCGCTGGAGCGCGTGACGGCCTTCCGTCCCTCCATTCCCCTGGAACAGGGGCTCGCCCGGCTCGTGGCCTGGTACCGGGGCCACGAGGGCTGA
- a CDS encoding oxygenase MpaB family protein, with product MSASTLIHDGSSGESTPHRWTDAVLEPFRSVGDPVADPVVESIFANNEAETVTRMLRSIAANEHIVPAEMPDAVEQYLNQTDDWPAWAEPEKVRLGQQLFGRYGMQMSLALFTWSLPSCYACAKGAEVLVSTGRIDKYVHHRIVETSQFLLDVMAEGGLERGGRGVRTAQKIRLLHATIRYHVRHYPKWQPEWGTPINQEDQAITLLTFALLPRTLTKLGLDFTPEEADAFFHCWRVIGHILGIDAALLPRDPNEGQQLWDAITRRQVAPSEAGRTLTHALIHYMKQLIPGAMFDGLPTVLIRELCDESIADAVLTEEPDWTRHLLGPMRLFLNLTDEAQDRSGLVARISGTFSRKLLEGLFSIERGDKQIMFHIPQSLQDAWGLDTAATR from the coding sequence ATGTCAGCCAGTACCTTGATTCACGACGGAAGCTCGGGCGAGTCCACCCCTCACCGCTGGACGGATGCGGTCCTCGAGCCTTTTCGCTCCGTGGGAGACCCCGTGGCCGATCCGGTGGTCGAGTCGATCTTCGCCAACAACGAGGCCGAGACCGTCACCCGCATGCTCAGGAGCATCGCGGCGAATGAGCACATCGTCCCGGCGGAGATGCCAGACGCGGTGGAGCAGTACCTGAACCAGACGGACGACTGGCCGGCCTGGGCCGAGCCAGAGAAGGTCCGCCTCGGCCAGCAGCTCTTCGGCCGCTACGGCATGCAGATGTCGTTGGCCCTCTTCACCTGGTCGCTTCCCAGTTGCTACGCGTGCGCCAAGGGAGCGGAAGTCCTCGTGTCCACCGGACGCATCGACAAGTACGTGCACCACCGGATCGTCGAGACGTCTCAGTTCCTCCTGGATGTGATGGCCGAGGGGGGATTGGAGCGGGGCGGCCGCGGAGTCCGCACGGCCCAGAAGATCCGGCTCCTGCATGCGACCATCCGCTACCACGTGCGCCACTACCCGAAGTGGCAGCCGGAGTGGGGAACGCCCATCAATCAAGAGGATCAAGCCATCACGCTCCTGACGTTCGCGCTGCTGCCCCGCACGTTGACGAAGCTCGGGCTCGACTTCACCCCAGAGGAGGCGGACGCCTTCTTCCATTGCTGGCGGGTGATTGGCCATATCCTGGGCATCGACGCTGCCCTGCTGCCCCGCGACCCGAACGAAGGCCAGCAACTCTGGGATGCCATCACCCGGCGCCAGGTGGCCCCATCGGAGGCCGGGCGCACGTTGACCCACGCGCTCATCCATTACATGAAGCAGCTCATTCCCGGAGCGATGTTCGATGGCCTCCCGACAGTGCTGATTCGCGAGTTGTGCGACGAGTCGATCGCCGATGCCGTCCTGACCGAGGAGCCGGACTGGACCCGCCATCTGCTGGGACCGATGCGCTTGTTCCTCAACCTGACGGACGAGGCGCAAGACCGCTCCGGCCTCGTGGCCAGGATCTCTGGAACCTTCTCACGCAAGCTGCTCGAGGGGCTCTTCTCCATCGAACGAGGCGATAAGCAGATCATGTTCCACATCCCCCAATCGCTCCAGGACGCGTGGGGGCTGGACACGGCGGCGACTCGCTGA
- a CDS encoding protoporphyrinogen/coproporphyrinogen oxidase: MSAPTVVIGAGPAGLSAAHALVRAGERVVVLEAEERVGGLSGSFDFAGFQVDYGPHRLHQAAAPEVLELYRLALGGALRVRARRGLVHVGDKRLPYPLSLLGIARGLGLAEVARHGVSAVMARLRPPEGHHFGAEAARRLGRHAARVLYEPAARKVWGLEPEALDEALGRARVGKGGPLEVLRAALGRGGASAGRRYFYPEAGVGALAEGLAEHIRRAGGEVRCGAAAEGLVLERGRVRAVVVAGREVPARAVVATVPLPRLCGWVGRPESAEGLDYRALTLLYLLLAMERGSERDVHYFADGRLPANRLFEPRNFSGHGPPGRTVVGFDLPCAVGDALWSASPEELTRRVRPALERTGLAGVEVLDSRVRRVAAAYPLYRRGFALSRERALEALSQVEGLYPLGRSALFIHDNVHHACAAGLALGRLLAKGASSREWRERQKPFLETRIED; the protein is encoded by the coding sequence GTGAGCGCGCCCACGGTCGTCATCGGCGCGGGCCCGGCGGGGCTGTCCGCGGCGCATGCGCTCGTCCGGGCCGGGGAGCGCGTGGTGGTACTGGAGGCCGAGGAGCGGGTCGGGGGGCTCTCGGGCTCGTTCGACTTCGCGGGCTTCCAGGTGGACTACGGCCCGCACCGGCTGCACCAGGCGGCCGCCCCCGAGGTGCTGGAGCTCTACCGGCTGGCGCTCGGTGGGGCACTGCGGGTGCGGGCGCGCCGGGGCCTCGTGCACGTGGGTGACAAGCGCCTGCCCTATCCATTGTCCCTGCTCGGCATCGCGCGGGGGTTGGGGCTCGCGGAGGTGGCGCGGCATGGGGTGTCGGCGGTGATGGCGCGGCTGCGTCCCCCCGAGGGCCACCACTTCGGCGCGGAGGCGGCGCGGCGGCTGGGACGGCATGCGGCGCGGGTGCTGTACGAGCCCGCGGCGCGCAAGGTGTGGGGCCTGGAGCCCGAGGCGTTGGACGAGGCGCTCGGCCGGGCGCGGGTGGGGAAGGGCGGCCCGCTGGAGGTATTGCGCGCGGCGCTCGGGAGGGGAGGGGCCTCGGCGGGGCGGCGCTACTTCTACCCGGAGGCCGGAGTGGGGGCGCTGGCCGAGGGCCTCGCGGAGCACATCCGCCGGGCGGGAGGCGAGGTGCGGTGTGGCGCGGCGGCGGAGGGCCTGGTGCTGGAGCGCGGGCGGGTGCGGGCCGTGGTGGTGGCGGGGCGGGAGGTGCCGGCCCGGGCGGTGGTGGCGACGGTGCCCCTGCCACGGCTGTGCGGCTGGGTGGGCCGGCCCGAGTCCGCCGAGGGCCTGGACTACCGGGCGCTGACGCTGTTGTACCTGCTGCTCGCGATGGAGCGGGGGAGCGAGCGGGACGTGCACTACTTCGCGGACGGACGGCTCCCGGCCAATCGCCTCTTCGAGCCGCGCAACTTCTCCGGGCATGGTCCTCCGGGGCGCACGGTGGTGGGGTTCGATCTGCCGTGCGCGGTGGGGGACGCGCTCTGGAGCGCCTCGCCCGAGGAGCTGACGCGACGGGTGCGGCCCGCGCTGGAGCGCACGGGCCTCGCGGGGGTCGAGGTGCTCGACAGCCGTGTGCGCCGCGTGGCGGCGGCCTATCCCCTGTATCGCCGGGGTTTCGCCCTGTCCCGGGAGCGCGCGCTCGAGGCCTTGAGCCAGGTCGAGGGCCTCTATCCCCTCGGGAGGAGCGCGCTGTTCATCCACGACAACGTGCACCACGCGTGCGCGGCGGGTCTGGCGTTGGGCCGGCTGCTCGCGAAAGGGGCGAGTAGCAGGGAGTGGCGGGAGCGGCAGAAACCCTTCCTCGAGACGCGGATCGAGGACTGA
- a CDS encoding glycosyltransferase family 2 protein codes for MISVVIPARDEVHAVAGVVRRVREALAHEVHEILVVDDGSRDGTGEAAREAGARVLTVGGIGYGAAIKVGAAHARGTWLALLDADGTYPEAALPGLVAAVRAGARQAIGARPGFGPGESLARSVVKALFRGAVRWVGGFAAPDLNSGLRVLRTADLLSLAPVLPDRFSLTTTLTLALAAAGDPIVFQPIAYRARVGRSKWRPVRDTWRMGRTVARGIGWLRAGRAPRTLAALELPPARGTG; via the coding sequence ATGATCAGCGTCGTCATTCCCGCGCGCGACGAGGTGCATGCCGTCGCGGGCGTGGTGCGGCGGGTGCGAGAGGCGCTCGCGCACGAGGTGCATGAGATCCTCGTCGTGGACGATGGCTCGCGCGACGGTACGGGCGAGGCGGCGCGGGAGGCGGGGGCGCGGGTCCTGACGGTGGGCGGAATCGGCTACGGCGCGGCGATCAAGGTCGGGGCCGCTCATGCGCGAGGCACGTGGCTGGCGCTCCTCGACGCGGATGGGACGTACCCGGAGGCGGCGTTGCCCGGGCTGGTGGCGGCGGTGCGCGCGGGAGCACGGCAGGCCATCGGCGCGCGGCCGGGCTTCGGACCTGGGGAGTCGCTCGCGCGCTCGGTGGTGAAGGCGCTCTTCCGGGGTGCTGTGCGGTGGGTGGGTGGCTTCGCGGCGCCGGACTTGAACTCGGGCCTGCGGGTGCTGCGCACGGCGGATCTGCTGTCGCTCGCGCCGGTGTTGCCGGATCGCTTCTCGCTCACCACCACGCTGACGCTGGCCCTGGCGGCGGCGGGAGATCCCATCGTCTTCCAGCCCATCGCCTACCGGGCGCGCGTGGGCCGCTCGAAGTGGAGGCCCGTGCGCGACACGTGGCGCATGGGCCGCACCGTGGCGCGAGGCATCGGCTGGCTTCGGGCGGGCCGGGCCCCGAGGACGCTCGCGGCCCTGGAGCTGCCTCCCGCGAGAGGCACGGGGTGA
- a CDS encoding FMN-binding protein: MKHFVLAWMVLLGGVVALPARAAATYFTTPQVLKEFFPQSQRVTYRKVKLGPAEQAALQGRLGYKPAKAEYVFFVATTGEHVDGYALIDEELGQHEQITFAVKLSPEGTVERHEVMVYREAYGQEISDARFRRQFQGKTVKDPVRAGTDIDVVTGATISSRSMAVGVRRALILLDELVLKPDASRNTKG; this comes from the coding sequence GTGAAGCACTTCGTATTGGCGTGGATGGTGTTGCTGGGTGGAGTGGTGGCGCTGCCCGCGCGCGCGGCGGCGACGTACTTCACCACGCCGCAGGTCCTCAAGGAGTTCTTCCCCCAGAGCCAGCGCGTCACCTACCGCAAGGTGAAGCTCGGTCCCGCGGAGCAGGCGGCGTTGCAGGGGCGGCTCGGCTACAAGCCCGCGAAGGCCGAGTACGTCTTCTTCGTGGCCACCACGGGCGAGCACGTGGACGGCTACGCCCTCATCGACGAGGAGCTCGGCCAGCACGAGCAGATCACCTTCGCCGTGAAGCTGTCGCCCGAGGGCACCGTCGAGCGCCACGAGGTGATGGTGTACCGCGAGGCCTACGGGCAGGAGATCTCCGACGCGCGCTTCCGCCGCCAGTTCCAGGGCAAGACGGTGAAGGATCCGGTGCGCGCGGGGACGGACATCGACGTGGTGACGGGAGCGACCATCTCCTCACGCTCCATGGCCGTTGGCGTGCGCCGCGCGCTCATCCTCCTGGACGAGCTCGTCCTCAAGCCGGACGCGTCCCGCAACACCAAGGGGTAG
- a CDS encoding cupredoxin domain-containing protein encodes MRVRVLLSLVLGLTACEETLPAGFRPVQDSAEGAARVSVAFNRITSGRYRAVAPTCIGQRYVLRSSLDTAIPPGEPLPLEGGLAMKPGQIVEFRNYQPDIPTNVTSLSAPAPLFSPNLVRPYNTRTEGKETFSFWRYAFPQPGAYEYFDTNMGTPGRQVVDSYYGTVTYVGESNAPRAVVCVDPPACVASADCLAGIAPEGTVCCTCPGVCCETDLHCSLDQTCLRGRCVDKDTGE; translated from the coding sequence ATGCGCGTCCGTGTCCTCCTGAGCCTCGTGCTCGGTCTCACTGCCTGCGAGGAGACGCTCCCCGCCGGGTTCCGTCCCGTGCAGGACTCGGCCGAGGGCGCGGCCCGGGTCTCGGTGGCCTTCAACCGCATCACCTCGGGCCGCTACCGCGCCGTCGCGCCCACGTGCATCGGCCAGCGCTACGTCTTGCGCTCGTCGCTGGACACGGCCATTCCCCCCGGCGAGCCGCTTCCGCTGGAGGGAGGCCTCGCGATGAAGCCCGGGCAGATCGTCGAGTTCCGCAACTACCAGCCCGACATCCCCACCAACGTCACCTCGCTGTCGGCGCCCGCGCCGCTCTTCAGCCCCAACCTGGTGCGGCCCTACAACACCCGCACCGAGGGCAAGGAGACGTTCTCCTTCTGGCGCTACGCCTTCCCTCAGCCCGGAGCCTACGAGTACTTCGACACCAACATGGGCACGCCGGGCCGGCAGGTGGTGGACTCGTACTACGGCACGGTCACCTACGTGGGGGAGTCCAATGCGCCCCGGGCCGTGGTGTGCGTGGATCCTCCCGCGTGTGTCGCGTCCGCCGATTGCCTCGCGGGCATCGCGCCCGAGGGCACCGTGTGCTGCACCTGCCCGGGCGTGTGTTGCGAGACCGATCTTCATTGCTCGCTGGACCAGACGTGCCTGCGAGGCCGCTGCGTGGACAAGGACACCGGCGAATGA
- a CDS encoding glycosyltransferase family 39 protein codes for MRLSFNIISSPVEAPDVARGAMPPRSFLVLLLGLVGVGVGARLLALPPLLPDLDAVNFARSLRGFDLATQAPHFPGYPVYVALARLASAAGASEVGALAVPGIVLGALCLGVLGLVARPFLGAAGALTATALLALLPLPVLFGATPGSDGTGLALLVLAACAVLGAERSRRHALLAGVVVGLALGARPSFLPALLGLAVLMPRRHALAAVGGLVLGVGAWLVPMGLLTGPERLVRIGSGFLLGHAGEWGGTVAVRPELGWRMERFGFDLVAAGFGLPWPGGPADPTLLLAARMLLALGLAGALGALVLATVRASLSAAEGRILRLALAMGLPYGAWMFLGQNLLKARHALPLVFAGALLVAVGVAVLARRWPSYVGPLAGALAVACAAVMLPVALAQGREPSPAARLVVHVASTLPPSGTLLFTGEEARLFEHYVPHYRAGRPATGEQLRREVTRVAAAGADVYVTSTAPGVEALAPHLEPVARFSCDSRVRSHAHDIILFHYRLAALAAPPEVL; via the coding sequence TTGAGACTGAGTTTCAACATCATCTCCTCCCCGGTGGAGGCACCTGACGTGGCGCGGGGGGCGATGCCGCCGCGCTCCTTCCTCGTGCTGCTGCTGGGACTGGTGGGGGTGGGCGTGGGGGCCCGATTGCTCGCGCTGCCCCCACTCCTGCCGGATCTGGACGCGGTGAACTTCGCCCGCTCCCTCCGAGGCTTCGATCTGGCCACCCAGGCACCGCACTTCCCGGGCTACCCCGTGTATGTCGCCCTGGCCCGTCTGGCCTCGGCCGCTGGAGCCTCCGAGGTGGGCGCCCTCGCCGTGCCCGGTATCGTGCTCGGCGCTCTCTGCCTGGGGGTGCTGGGGCTCGTGGCGCGGCCGTTCCTCGGAGCGGCCGGGGCCCTGACGGCGACGGCCCTCCTGGCCCTGCTGCCGCTTCCCGTCCTCTTTGGCGCCACGCCCGGCTCGGACGGCACGGGGCTCGCCCTCCTGGTGCTCGCGGCTTGTGCCGTCCTGGGCGCGGAGCGCTCCCGCCGCCATGCGCTGCTCGCGGGCGTGGTGGTGGGGCTCGCTCTCGGCGCCCGGCCCTCGTTCCTCCCAGCCCTGTTGGGTCTCGCGGTCCTGATGCCCCGGCGTCACGCGCTGGCGGCGGTGGGCGGCCTGGTGCTCGGGGTGGGGGCGTGGCTCGTGCCGATGGGCCTTCTCACCGGCCCGGAGCGGCTCGTGCGCATCGGCTCGGGCTTCCTGCTCGGCCACGCGGGCGAGTGGGGTGGCACCGTGGCCGTGCGTCCGGAGCTCGGCTGGCGGATGGAGCGCTTCGGGTTCGACCTCGTGGCCGCGGGCTTCGGGTTGCCGTGGCCCGGTGGCCCAGCGGACCCGACGCTCCTGCTCGCCGCGCGCATGCTCCTGGCCCTGGGCCTCGCTGGAGCGCTGGGGGCGCTCGTGCTCGCGACGGTGCGCGCCTCCCTGTCCGCCGCCGAGGGGCGGATCCTCCGGCTCGCCCTCGCGATGGGCCTGCCCTATGGGGCGTGGATGTTCCTCGGGCAGAACCTGCTCAAGGCCCGGCATGCCCTTCCACTCGTCTTCGCGGGGGCCCTGCTGGTGGCGGTGGGGGTAGCGGTGCTCGCCCGTCGCTGGCCGTCCTATGTGGGGCCGCTCGCTGGCGCGCTGGCCGTGGCGTGCGCGGCCGTCATGCTGCCCGTGGCGCTCGCGCAGGGACGCGAGCCCTCACCCGCGGCTCGGCTGGTGGTGCACGTGGCGTCCACGCTGCCTCCCTCGGGCACGCTGCTCTTCACCGGCGAGGAGGCGCGGCTCTTCGAGCATTACGTGCCCCACTACCGCGCGGGCCGTCCGGCCACGGGTGAGCAGCTGCGCCGCGAGGTGACGCGCGTGGCCGCCGCGGGTGCCGACGTCTACGTCACCTCCACCGCGCCTGGCGTCGAGGCGCTCGCGCCACACCTGGAGCCCGTGGCGCGCTTCTCCTGTGATTCGCGCGTGCGCTCGCACGCCCACGACATCATCCTCTTCCACTACCGGCTCGCAGCCCTGGCCGCTCCGCCCGAGGTCCTCTGA
- a CDS encoding FAD:protein FMN transferase, with protein MGQNEAMVLPALLMMLAATPEPRVRTETRPMMGTHVTVTLVGGTSRKAREGFDGAFAAFTRVNEVMNEWRPDSALSEVNRRAGDGSFVPVPEDLCAALRRAVRGAEETGGLFDPTWAALRGLWRFGTELTPVLPDPAELKNRCALISYRGLEFAPEADGGGAGCGVRLAHAGMQLGLGGLAKGWGVDRAVEKLRALGFRDFFVQAGGDFYAAGKKAGRPWKVGIREPRGEPGSVFAVLEVSDAAFSTSGDYENFFLLEGKRYHHIIDPRTCYPAMASRSATILAPSAVDAEVLTKSVFILGGEAGLALAQKHGASAVVVTAEGEVLTSPGLRGKLRLTRSPDEPPR; from the coding sequence GTGGGACAGAACGAGGCCATGGTGCTCCCTGCCCTGCTGATGATGTTGGCCGCCACTCCCGAGCCGCGCGTGCGTACCGAGACGCGTCCGATGATGGGAACGCACGTGACGGTGACGCTGGTGGGGGGCACGTCCCGAAAGGCACGAGAGGGGTTCGACGGAGCCTTCGCGGCCTTCACCCGGGTCAACGAGGTGATGAACGAGTGGCGGCCGGACAGTGCGCTCTCCGAGGTGAATCGGCGGGCGGGAGATGGGAGCTTCGTGCCGGTGCCCGAGGATCTCTGCGCGGCATTGCGGCGCGCGGTACGGGGGGCGGAGGAGACGGGCGGGCTGTTCGATCCGACGTGGGCGGCACTGCGGGGGCTGTGGCGCTTCGGCACGGAGCTGACGCCCGTCCTGCCCGACCCGGCCGAGCTGAAGAACCGCTGCGCGCTCATCTCCTACCGGGGCCTGGAGTTCGCCCCGGAGGCGGACGGAGGAGGCGCGGGGTGTGGGGTGCGGCTCGCGCACGCGGGGATGCAACTGGGGTTGGGGGGACTGGCGAAGGGCTGGGGGGTGGACCGGGCGGTGGAGAAGCTCCGGGCGCTGGGCTTCCGGGACTTCTTCGTGCAGGCGGGCGGAGACTTCTACGCGGCGGGGAAGAAGGCGGGCCGGCCGTGGAAGGTGGGCATCCGGGAGCCCCGGGGCGAGCCGGGCAGCGTCTTCGCGGTGCTGGAGGTCTCCGACGCGGCGTTCTCGACGAGCGGGGACTACGAGAACTTCTTCCTCCTGGAGGGCAAGCGCTACCACCACATCATCGATCCCCGGACGTGCTACCCGGCCATGGCCTCGCGCTCGGCGACGATCCTCGCGCCGAGCGCGGTGGACGCGGAGGTGCTGACCAAGTCCGTCTTCATCCTCGGGGGCGAGGCGGGACTGGCGCTCGCGCAGAAGCACGGCGCCTCCGCCGTGGTGGTGACCGCGGAGGGAGAGGTGCTCACCTCGCCCGGGCTGCGCGGAAAGCTGCGGCTGACGCGGAGCCCGGACGAGCCACCGCGCTAA
- a CDS encoding Y-family DNA polymerase: MRLAYLHFPRFAVQRKVIELPELAGKPFVLVEEVRGQQRVVCASTSALKAGVRPGTTLTAATALEPSLRHFAWKPEEERRALVALGEMLMGLAPGFQLSTPDGMWLDAGAANLVQGEEGLCAKVLAQCAELGWRGRVVVASEKFTARALARHGEKRFAVVPDGEEARALAPLPLSALEGPEQTAFASLGLSTLGEVGALPVGAVTARGGAAGMRAHARCRGGDETPFIPEVLEEVLEERLTLEWPAESLEPLQFALKTVMDRLCGRLGGRRRAAVRLSLTLKLDPSGQAVVPLTLARPTAQSKMLLDLTRHRLGDVRLEGPVAGLLLRVEEDCEDRGQQLSLGDAPEGDAALEVVLSRLATALGEESLFMAKLEDSHRPEAGYSPRAFRPPTVSRGLEGELLQAVEAPEAVPGVLRERPSRMLSSPTPIEVEMTPEGELLAARVGGKRRRVVALMGPERLNGDWWDERPYSRDYYRVHFEGLGQAWVFRDARDSRFYLQGLFD, from the coding sequence ATGCGCCTGGCTTATCTGCACTTTCCGCGCTTCGCGGTGCAGCGCAAGGTCATCGAGCTGCCGGAGCTCGCGGGCAAGCCCTTCGTGCTGGTGGAGGAGGTTCGGGGCCAGCAGCGGGTGGTGTGCGCGTCCACGAGCGCCTTGAAGGCGGGCGTGCGTCCGGGCACGACGCTCACGGCGGCGACGGCGCTGGAGCCCTCGCTGCGGCACTTCGCCTGGAAGCCCGAGGAGGAGCGGCGGGCGCTGGTGGCGCTGGGCGAGATGTTGATGGGGTTGGCCCCGGGCTTCCAGCTCTCGACGCCGGATGGGATGTGGCTCGACGCGGGAGCGGCGAACCTGGTGCAGGGCGAGGAGGGGCTGTGCGCGAAGGTGCTGGCCCAATGCGCGGAGCTGGGCTGGCGGGGGCGGGTGGTGGTGGCCTCGGAGAAGTTCACCGCGCGGGCCCTCGCCCGGCATGGGGAGAAGCGCTTCGCCGTGGTGCCGGATGGGGAGGAGGCCCGGGCGCTGGCGCCGTTGCCCCTGAGTGCCCTGGAGGGTCCGGAGCAGACGGCGTTCGCGTCGCTCGGGTTGAGCACGCTCGGGGAGGTGGGTGCGCTGCCCGTGGGCGCGGTGACGGCGCGAGGAGGGGCGGCCGGGATGCGGGCGCACGCGCGCTGCCGGGGCGGGGATGAGACGCCGTTCATCCCGGAAGTACTGGAGGAGGTGCTGGAGGAGCGGCTGACGCTGGAGTGGCCCGCCGAGTCCCTGGAGCCCCTGCAGTTCGCCCTCAAGACGGTGATGGATCGCCTCTGTGGGCGGTTGGGAGGTCGGCGCCGCGCGGCGGTGCGGTTGAGCCTCACGTTGAAGTTGGATCCCTCCGGGCAGGCGGTGGTGCCACTTACCCTGGCGCGGCCCACGGCGCAGTCGAAGATGTTGTTGGATCTGACGCGGCATCGCCTGGGCGACGTGCGGTTGGAGGGGCCCGTGGCGGGGTTGCTCCTGCGGGTGGAGGAGGACTGCGAGGATCGGGGCCAGCAACTGTCGCTCGGGGACGCGCCGGAGGGAGACGCGGCGCTGGAGGTGGTGCTCTCCCGGTTGGCGACGGCGCTGGGCGAGGAGTCGCTCTTCATGGCGAAGCTGGAGGACTCGCACCGTCCCGAGGCGGGGTACTCACCGCGCGCCTTCCGGCCTCCTACGGTGAGCCGGGGACTGGAGGGGGAGCTGCTCCAGGCGGTGGAGGCCCCGGAGGCCGTGCCGGGAGTGCTGCGCGAGCGGCCCTCGCGGATGCTCAGCAGCCCGACGCCCATCGAGGTGGAGATGACGCCCGAGGGGGAGTTGCTGGCGGCGCGGGTGGGCGGGAAGCGGCGCCGGGTGGTGGCGTTGATGGGCCCGGAGCGGCTCAATGGGGACTGGTGGGATGAGCGCCCGTACAGCCGCGACTACTACCGGGTGCATTTCGAGGGGCTGGGTCAGGCGTGGGTGTTCCGCGACGCGCGCGACAGCCGCTTCTACCTCCAGGGCCTGTTCGATTAG
- a CDS encoding ImuA family protein has translation MSATAGNLAVTVEALREQIRRLQAAPRKYLAALRTGVEPFDALLPGGGLPLGQVVELWGERASGRTSLALRAVAAAHREGRLCAYVDGPGELYPPAAVAAGVDPSRLLIVRPRTVEHLAWSAVQLVRSGAFACVVLDLTRAPPGMVRGEEGVRLSPAEGKRLMDAAGRGGSLLLLLTASEAPADGMLRLRTESRGDRGLSVEVVRSRQGGLGTRTLLPWRALYPELSEGECPWGAQLPPTEAVTVPELVREPGPEREGHRGILGQRPGRDVPMPSLRPMLASEPGLH, from the coding sequence ATGAGTGCGACGGCCGGGAATCTGGCGGTGACGGTGGAGGCGTTGAGGGAGCAGATCCGCCGGTTGCAGGCGGCGCCGAGGAAGTACCTCGCGGCGCTGCGCACGGGGGTGGAGCCCTTCGACGCGCTGTTGCCCGGCGGCGGGCTGCCGCTGGGGCAGGTGGTGGAGCTGTGGGGCGAGCGGGCCTCGGGGCGCACGAGTCTGGCGCTGCGGGCGGTGGCCGCGGCGCATCGGGAAGGCCGGCTGTGTGCGTACGTGGATGGACCGGGAGAACTCTACCCGCCCGCGGCGGTGGCGGCGGGGGTGGATCCGTCCCGGCTGCTCATCGTGCGGCCCCGGACGGTGGAGCACCTGGCGTGGTCGGCGGTGCAGTTGGTGCGCAGCGGCGCGTTCGCGTGCGTGGTGTTGGATTTGACGCGGGCACCTCCGGGGATGGTGCGGGGCGAGGAGGGGGTGCGGCTGTCCCCGGCGGAGGGCAAGCGGCTGATGGACGCGGCGGGACGGGGAGGAAGCCTCCTGTTGCTGCTGACGGCGTCGGAGGCCCCCGCGGACGGGATGTTGCGGCTGCGCACCGAGTCGCGTGGGGACCGGGGCCTGTCCGTGGAGGTGGTGCGCAGCCGGCAGGGAGGGCTGGGCACGAGAACCCTGCTGCCCTGGCGGGCGCTCTACCCGGAGCTGAGCGAGGGGGAGTGTCCCTGGGGAGCCCAACTGCCGCCGACCGAGGCGGTGACGGTGCCGGAGCTCGTGCGCGAGCCAGGCCCCGAGCGCGAGGGGCACCGGGGCATCCTGGGACAACGTCCGGGCCGGGACGTGCCCATGCCGTCGCTGCGGCCGATGCTGGCCTCGGAGCCGGGGCTGCACTGA